From Pseudanabaena sp. PCC 6802, one genomic window encodes:
- a CDS encoding nuclear transport factor 2 family protein, with product MITATDLRANFEDIKNLVLQGKAMEAFEKYYADDVVMQENETPATVGKDANRQRELDFFSKLVEFRTAEVKAVAYGEDVIISEWFVDYTHAEWGKVTHDQVSVQRWRDGKVVHERFYYAT from the coding sequence ATGATTACGGCAACAGATCTAAGAGCTAATTTTGAAGACATCAAAAACTTAGTGCTACAAGGAAAAGCGATGGAAGCTTTTGAGAAATACTATGCGGATGATGTGGTGATGCAAGAAAATGAAACGCCCGCGACGGTAGGAAAGGATGCCAATCGTCAAAGAGAACTGGATTTCTTTTCTAAGCTAGTTGAATTTCGGACAGCGGAAGTGAAAGCGGTAGCTTATGGTGAAGATGTGATTATTTCAGAATGGTTTGTCGATTACACCCATGCGGAATGGGGTAAGGTAACCCACGATCAGGTATCCGTGCAACGCTGGAGAGATGGCAAGGTAGTCCACGAGCGTTTCTATTACGCCACCTAA
- a CDS encoding LysR family transcriptional regulator, translated as MLDLIACMKSFVRTVELGSFSAVAKEINTTQPTISKQIAALEEHLDVQLLVRSTRKVNLTDEGMRFYEHCQHVLEVLSEAESSVGKRQNPSGLLRVNCSVALGRQELFPRLKRFLDRYPDITLDLTMSDRFVDLVEESIDVAIRMGKFQDRNLISQLIGTSRFVTVASVEYLEKFGEPQVPADLLHHNCIIYTHQSTGNEWQFRGTTVTVSGNLRVNNTMAHCEAVLAGIGIGTSPMWAYSKEIQNRSVKVILVDYEPEPLAIQAVYRRGRFQSAKVKCFIDFLMDELKSGLLQ; from the coding sequence ATGCTAGATCTGATTGCGTGCATGAAAAGTTTTGTGCGGACTGTGGAGCTTGGCAGTTTCTCGGCTGTTGCCAAGGAGATAAATACAACTCAGCCCACAATTAGCAAACAGATTGCTGCACTAGAAGAGCATTTGGACGTGCAGTTACTGGTGCGATCGACGCGCAAAGTAAATTTGACTGACGAAGGGATGCGCTTTTACGAACATTGCCAGCATGTGCTGGAAGTGCTATCTGAGGCAGAGTCGAGCGTGGGAAAACGCCAGAATCCATCTGGGCTGTTACGGGTCAATTGTTCGGTGGCGTTGGGACGGCAGGAGCTATTTCCCAGGCTAAAGCGATTTCTCGATCGCTATCCCGATATTACACTCGACCTGACGATGTCCGATCGCTTTGTCGATTTAGTTGAAGAGAGTATAGATGTGGCGATCAGAATGGGTAAATTTCAGGATCGCAATTTGATTTCGCAACTAATTGGAACATCCCGCTTTGTTACCGTCGCCTCCGTAGAATATTTGGAGAAATTTGGGGAGCCACAAGTGCCAGCCGATTTACTGCATCACAACTGCATTATTTATACTCATCAGTCTACGGGCAATGAGTGGCAGTTTCGCGGCACGACGGTAACCGTGAGTGGAAATCTACGCGTGAATAATACGATGGCACATTGCGAAGCTGTTTTGGCAGGAATTGGGATCGGGACATCACCCATGTGGGCGTATAGTAAGGAAATTCAAAATCGCTCTGTCAAAGTCATTTTGGTAGATTACGAACCGGAACCTCTTGCGATTCAAGCTGTCTACCGTCGAGGGCGTTTTCAATCTGCGAAGGTGAAATGTTTTATTGACTTTCTCATGGATGAGCTTAAATCAGGTCTATTGCAATAA
- a CDS encoding Uma2 family endonuclease, translated as MTATLIQSPDRILLHDISWQTYQLLLHDFAQQPAMRLTYDRGELEIKMPLDPHETYKKLLGRLVEALTEELGIEIRSLGSRTCDREDLARGLEPDQCYYIQNESAVWDKEQIDLTIDPPPDLAIEIDISSSSIDRMDIYANLGIPEIWRYDGRSLVIYNLRDKQYQVCDRSVALPLLTVSGLERFLELKKTTKENALIRLFRSWIRENMTNL; from the coding sequence ATGACTGCGACGTTAATTCAAAGTCCCGATCGCATCTTACTCCATGATATAAGCTGGCAAACGTATCAGCTCCTGCTTCATGACTTTGCCCAGCAACCTGCCATGCGCCTGACCTACGATCGCGGCGAACTAGAAATTAAAATGCCATTAGATCCCCATGAAACCTACAAAAAACTATTAGGGCGTTTAGTCGAAGCACTCACCGAAGAGTTGGGCATTGAAATTCGTAGTTTGGGTTCGAGAACCTGCGATCGCGAAGATCTTGCCAGAGGTTTAGAACCGGATCAGTGCTACTACATTCAAAATGAATCGGCTGTTTGGGATAAAGAACAAATTGACTTAACGATAGATCCACCACCGGATTTAGCAATTGAAATTGATATTAGCAGTAGTTCGATCGATCGCATGGATATTTATGCGAACCTGGGCATCCCTGAAATTTGGCGTTATGACGGGCGATCGCTGGTTATCTATAATCTGAGGGATAAGCAATATCAAGTTTGCGATCGCAGTGTCGCCTTGCCTTTATTAACAGTGTCCGGACTTGAGAGATTTCTGGAGTTAAAGAAAACGACCAAAGAAAATGCCCTAATTCGGCTGTTTCGTAGTTGGATTCGAGAAAACATGACAAATTTGTAG
- a CDS encoding calcium-binding protein, whose protein sequence is MAVINGTSGNDNLFGTTGTDSIFGNNGNDVINPLTGVGDYIDGGAGNDTLVIDYSNLITDSSFSFDRVENVVLSSGGGNDSYTFNNTVDNLFGGDGNDTLDSGTLDDRLFGGNGDDRLFGGAGNDVLDGGNNNDYMIGGTGNNTLFGGAGNDVLATDNGNDYMDGGDGDDTLNGYDGNDFLVGGFGNDDLMGRGGSDTRFGGAGADRFLFFADEIGTSTQFSFEFDFIRDANFVGEGDKIVVNFGGLASINQFSYTEDVNGIGTLGFDANLFDNVGPVGFASINAGSGFNLNRDLILV, encoded by the coding sequence ATGGCAGTTATCAATGGCACCTCAGGCAACGATAATTTATTCGGTACTACGGGAACAGATTCCATCTTTGGCAACAACGGCAACGACGTAATCAATCCTCTGACTGGTGTGGGGGATTATATTGATGGCGGAGCAGGAAACGATACGCTCGTAATCGACTACTCCAACCTGATTACAGATTCCAGTTTTTCCTTCGATCGCGTAGAGAATGTAGTCTTATCAAGCGGTGGTGGAAACGATAGTTATACCTTCAACAATACAGTGGACAACCTGTTTGGTGGCGATGGTAACGATACTTTGGACTCAGGCACTTTGGACGATCGACTCTTTGGCGGCAATGGTGACGATCGACTCTTTGGTGGCGCTGGCAATGATGTCCTCGACGGCGGCAATAACAACGATTACATGATCGGCGGCACGGGGAACAACACTCTCTTTGGCGGTGCTGGCAATGATGTCCTCGCTACTGACAATGGCAACGATTATATGGATGGTGGCGACGGCGATGACACCTTAAATGGCTACGATGGAAACGATTTTCTGGTGGGTGGGTTTGGCAACGACGACCTCATGGGGCGTGGAGGCAGCGACACCCGATTTGGTGGTGCGGGAGCCGATCGGTTCTTGTTTTTCGCGGATGAAATTGGGACAAGTACCCAATTTTCATTTGAGTTTGACTTCATTAGAGATGCTAACTTTGTTGGAGAGGGCGATAAGATTGTTGTTAACTTTGGCGGACTAGCTTCCATCAATCAATTTTCCTATACGGAGGATGTCAATGGAATCGGGACACTTGGATTTGATGCTAATCTCTTTGATAATGTAGGTCCCGTCGGCTTTGCATCGATAAACGCTGGGAGTGGCTTTAATCTTAATCGAGACCTCATCCTCGTCTAA
- a CDS encoding radical SAM protein: MKSQKRLVQFVVKTSKFCNLRCRYCYEYSELGNKAAIDLEQLEQMYRHIYDYYRRLDCPTQIDFVWHGGEPLLNSPDFYWKTFDLQKKIFGELSDSISNAVQTNLTVLNKERVRLLRDGFDSVGVSVDLFGGLRVNQTGVDSLPTVLANMDRLHEENIRFGCITVLTKLNLPHLREIYKFYEKMNLSCRILPLFKGSFDGQHDGFEISHHEILNAFCTLVDLWLESERTVMMIPIVEHIEQILHYYSPNSKPFFYDKHEWESVFLVNTNGEVYSYTDAYSGLSHGNIFTTSLESLIKGASHHEVIAAAEERMAATCSTCPFFGSCTGYPVAEGSKEYNELDERGVIRCIVTKGVLQHVEYRLKQAGIINPATGELNLNRLPLSEMPAALRSPI, from the coding sequence GTGAAATCCCAGAAAAGGTTGGTGCAATTTGTCGTTAAAACCTCTAAATTCTGTAACTTACGCTGCCGCTATTGTTATGAATATTCAGAGTTAGGAAATAAAGCAGCGATCGATCTAGAACAATTAGAGCAAATGTATCGTCATATTTACGATTATTATCGTCGACTTGACTGCCCCACTCAAATTGATTTTGTTTGGCACGGTGGGGAACCTTTATTAAACTCCCCAGACTTTTATTGGAAAACATTCGATCTACAGAAAAAGATCTTCGGCGAACTTTCAGATTCAATTTCTAATGCGGTACAGACCAATCTGACAGTATTAAATAAAGAACGAGTGAGACTATTGCGAGATGGCTTCGATAGTGTGGGTGTTTCTGTAGATTTGTTTGGCGGCTTGCGCGTCAATCAAACAGGTGTTGATTCCCTACCTACGGTATTAGCAAATATGGATCGCTTGCACGAAGAAAATATTCGCTTTGGCTGCATCACCGTTCTTACAAAATTAAATCTTCCTCATCTGCGGGAGATTTATAAGTTTTATGAAAAAATGAACCTATCTTGTCGGATATTACCCCTGTTTAAAGGCTCGTTTGATGGGCAACATGATGGGTTTGAAATTAGCCATCATGAGATTCTCAATGCTTTCTGTACGCTAGTTGACTTGTGGCTAGAAAGCGAGAGAACAGTAATGATGATACCAATCGTCGAGCACATAGAGCAAATTCTTCATTACTATAGTCCCAATTCTAAACCATTTTTCTACGACAAACACGAGTGGGAATCAGTTTTTCTAGTAAATACTAATGGCGAAGTTTACAGCTATACAGATGCTTATTCTGGGCTGAGTCACGGCAATATATTTACTACTTCCTTGGAAAGTTTAATTAAAGGAGCATCTCATCATGAAGTTATCGCTGCCGCAGAAGAACGAATGGCAGCTACTTGTTCGACCTGCCCGTTTTTTGGCAGTTGCACTGGTTATCCAGTGGCCGAAGGCAGTAAAGAATATAATGAGTTAGATGAAAGAGGTGTTATTCGGTGCATCGTCACTAAAGGTGTTTTGCAACATGTCGAATATCGCTTGAAACAAGCTGGAATTATCAATCCGGCAACTGGGGAGCTAAATCTCAATCGATTACCTTTGTCAGAAATGCCAGCAGCACTAAGAAGTCCTATATAA
- a CDS encoding calcium-binding protein, whose translation MAHLLGTNGNDNLPGGLDNSGDDIMEGGEGRDTIEGGSGNDSLLGGDGNDLIDGGVDNDTLSGGDNRDTLTGGFGNDFLQGESGRDLLIDVEGSNNLNGGVGNDTLTGGSSIDPGAIDTLLGGTGDDLLQRPTISVGGVIYNGFGGGAENDTLTGGNGAIDHFVLGDRTGIFYSAAGSFALIENFSEADGDKIRLFGNSTNYTVAFGNNFGGSASDTALFDSSTNDLVAVFVDTSLDPTTLLSADALFV comes from the coding sequence ATGGCTCATTTACTCGGTACTAATGGCAACGATAACCTCCCAGGTGGTCTAGATAATTCGGGGGACGACATTATGGAGGGAGGCGAAGGTCGCGACACCATTGAAGGTGGCAGTGGCAACGATTCGCTTCTAGGAGGTGATGGCAATGATTTGATTGATGGTGGAGTGGATAATGATACTCTAAGCGGCGGAGATAATAGGGATACTCTAACAGGCGGATTTGGCAATGATTTTCTCCAGGGCGAAAGCGGCAGAGATTTACTAATAGATGTTGAGGGCAGCAACAATCTCAACGGTGGTGTGGGTAACGACACTTTAACCGGCGGTTCTTCTATCGATCCTGGTGCGATTGATACCCTCTTAGGTGGAACGGGAGACGACCTACTACAGCGCCCTACTATTTCTGTTGGCGGTGTTATCTATAACGGGTTTGGAGGAGGTGCCGAAAACGATACGCTAACAGGCGGTAATGGTGCTATAGATCATTTCGTCTTGGGCGATCGCACCGGTATCTTCTATAGTGCTGCTGGTAGCTTTGCCTTAATTGAAAACTTCTCTGAGGCTGATGGAGATAAAATTCGGTTGTTTGGCAATTCCACTAACTATACAGTGGCATTTGGTAATAACTTTGGTGGGTCAGCTTCAGATACAGCATTGTTCGATAGCTCTACTAACGATCTGGTGGCAGTTTTTGTCGATACATCATTAGATCCCACAACTCTTCTATCTGCTGACGCACTTTTTGTGTAG
- a CDS encoding ATP-binding protein, protein MTERPSLPKTYSLRVKSSIYQLNDVQKWFTQFDCIPHKAWLQCNLILTEGFTNVICHAHEKLPEDTPIDIEVTLLEGALELRIWDFGQPFDLKAELEKLAQQKYDPWDIDNIPTGGRGLIITKSVSDYFGYDRMDDGRNCFLVRKNY, encoded by the coding sequence ATGACGGAAAGACCCTCACTACCGAAAACGTACAGCCTCAGAGTAAAGTCGAGCATATACCAATTAAACGATGTCCAGAAGTGGTTTACTCAATTTGACTGCATACCACATAAGGCATGGTTGCAGTGCAACTTGATCCTGACTGAGGGATTTACCAACGTCATCTGCCATGCCCATGAAAAGCTGCCAGAGGACACCCCAATCGATATTGAAGTTACGCTGTTAGAAGGCGCGTTAGAATTGCGGATCTGGGATTTTGGCCAACCTTTCGATCTCAAGGCCGAGTTAGAAAAGCTGGCTCAACAAAAGTACGATCCTTGGGATATTGACAATATCCCGACGGGGGGAAGGGGGCTAATTATTACCAAATCGGTGTCTGACTATTTCGGCTACGATCGCATGGATGACGGGCGTAACTGCTTTCTGGTTCGCAAAAATTACTGA
- a CDS encoding gluconeogenesis factor YvcK family protein, which translates to MASRTKPRTRIRRIKTASWVKWLLPGLVVKRWLFISVLGITLIVLGLAISVRLTPVFYFTRLVGSLIDLFASRVPRHISGPIAILLGFVLLWLGHKRALGSITQVLMPDNDKELVDVLIDHRKLKRGPKLVTLGGGTGLSNLLRGLKNYSSNITAIVTVADDGGSSGRLRREYGVLPPGDIRNCLAALADEEKLLTELFQYRFTTGEGLSGHSFGNLFITAMNDITGDLDRAIAASSKVLAVRGRVLPATLDHVSLWAELQDGRRIEGESNIPEANGKIARIGCTPDNPIALPQAVADIAEADCIIIGPGSLYTSICPNLLVPGILEAIADSQAPCIYVCNIMSQPGETDGYTVADYVRTLDRVAGGRLFDVVLVQKYKPSDRALQNYAKSGATFTELDRDGLVELNCPILLANVMQEMPDGKVRHDPDRLAGVLMRWYNRQQ; encoded by the coding sequence ATGGCATCTCGGACGAAACCACGTACGCGCATAAGAAGGATTAAAACAGCTAGCTGGGTCAAGTGGCTGCTACCCGGACTAGTTGTGAAGCGCTGGTTATTTATTAGCGTTTTAGGAATAACTTTAATTGTTTTGGGATTGGCGATTTCAGTGCGGTTAACCCCTGTTTTTTACTTTACAAGACTGGTGGGTTCGTTAATCGATTTGTTTGCGTCGCGAGTACCGCGACATATCAGCGGGCCAATTGCAATCTTGCTCGGCTTTGTACTGCTCTGGCTGGGACATAAACGGGCTTTAGGCTCGATTACGCAAGTCCTCATGCCAGACAACGATAAGGAACTGGTTGACGTCCTGATCGACCACCGCAAACTCAAGCGAGGTCCCAAATTAGTAACTTTAGGCGGTGGAACTGGCTTATCAAATCTCCTACGCGGCCTCAAGAACTATAGCTCTAATATCACAGCGATCGTTACGGTTGCGGATGATGGTGGTTCCTCGGGGCGATTGCGCCGAGAATATGGTGTTTTACCGCCGGGGGATATTCGTAACTGTCTAGCCGCACTGGCTGATGAGGAAAAACTACTGACTGAGTTATTTCAATATCGCTTTACTACGGGGGAGGGACTGAGCGGTCACAGCTTTGGTAATTTATTTATTACCGCTATGAACGACATCACTGGCGATCTAGATCGGGCGATCGCCGCCAGTTCTAAGGTTTTAGCCGTACGCGGTCGAGTCTTGCCTGCCACCCTAGATCATGTATCGCTGTGGGCAGAGCTACAGGATGGACGTCGTATAGAAGGAGAATCTAATATTCCTGAGGCAAACGGTAAGATTGCACGTATTGGTTGCACTCCCGATAACCCCATTGCTCTACCGCAGGCGGTTGCAGATATTGCCGAAGCTGACTGTATCATTATCGGGCCTGGTAGTTTGTATACCAGCATCTGCCCTAATCTATTGGTACCGGGGATTTTAGAGGCGATCGCTGACAGTCAGGCTCCATGCATCTATGTCTGTAATATCATGAGTCAACCAGGTGAAACTGATGGGTACACGGTTGCCGATTACGTGCGGACTTTAGATCGGGTAGCTGGAGGGCGGTTATTTGATGTTGTTTTAGTCCAGAAGTATAAACCATCCGATCGTGCGCTCCAAAATTATGCAAAATCGGGGGCAACCTTTACAGAGTTAGATCGCGATGGTTTGGTAGAGCTTAACTGTCCGATTTTATTGGCAAATGTCATGCAAGAGATGCCCGATGGGAAAGTGCGCCACGATCCAGATCGGTTGGCAGGTGTTTTGATGCGCTGGTACAATCGACAACAATAA
- a CDS encoding secondary thiamine-phosphate synthase enzyme YjbQ, producing the protein MLLHNQELLRIGTRGKSLHNITNEVEAIVARSRVQTGLCTVFVMHSSASLIIQENADPDVLTDLETFFTKLVPEYGLNYRHTAEGSDDMPAHIRAALTKTSENIPIARGRLVLGIWQGIYVWEHRDRGRTREIMVHISGN; encoded by the coding sequence ATGCTCTTACACAATCAAGAATTACTGCGAATCGGTACCAGGGGAAAATCTCTGCATAATATTACAAATGAGGTGGAAGCGATCGTAGCGCGATCCCGCGTACAAACGGGGTTATGCACGGTGTTTGTGATGCATTCCTCAGCTAGCTTAATTATTCAAGAGAACGCCGATCCAGATGTTTTGACAGACCTGGAAACTTTTTTTACTAAACTCGTTCCAGAATATGGGCTAAACTATCGCCATACCGCCGAAGGATCGGATGACATGCCCGCACATATCCGTGCCGCTTTAACTAAGACATCTGAAAATATCCCCATTGCAAGAGGCAGATTAGTCTTAGGAATATGGCAAGGTATCTACGTGTGGGAACATCGCGATCGCGGTCGTACCCGTGAGATTATGGTGCATATTTCGGGGAACTAA
- a CDS encoding 16S rRNA (uracil(1498)-N(3))-methyltransferase yields MKPQHSHLQRLVLQPQQSTRLLVPSAQIELTPAQQHYLAHVLRLKPGAEFIALNGKGQWWRAELLADLKTAAIAEEIIAHTELPIPVTLAIAMPKGNGMEAVIRTCTELGISRIVPLWSDRTVVKSGTSMGVQKLERWQRIAQEASEQSLRTYVPEIVEPQAFADWSIQPHPGDRVRKFICVTHGDRSHLLNSMLEICHQKQLSDVIWVVTGPEGGWTKDEEELAIDHDFKPVALGDRILAATTAPVVALSIISAVISTI; encoded by the coding sequence ATGAAACCACAGCATTCCCATTTACAACGCCTGGTACTCCAGCCCCAGCAAAGTACGCGGCTCTTAGTGCCATCTGCCCAAATTGAGCTTACTCCCGCCCAACAGCACTATCTGGCACATGTTTTACGCCTCAAACCCGGCGCGGAGTTTATTGCCCTTAACGGCAAAGGACAATGGTGGCGGGCAGAATTGCTGGCGGATCTAAAAACAGCAGCGATCGCTGAAGAAATCATTGCCCATACCGAATTGCCCATACCAGTAACGCTGGCGATCGCTATGCCCAAGGGTAACGGGATGGAAGCAGTCATTCGTACCTGCACCGAGTTAGGTATAAGCCGCATCGTGCCGCTATGGAGCGATCGCACCGTCGTCAAGTCAGGCACCAGCATGGGCGTACAAAAACTAGAACGATGGCAGCGCATCGCCCAGGAAGCCTCAGAACAATCCCTGCGCACCTACGTACCAGAGATCGTCGAGCCGCAAGCTTTTGCTGATTGGTCAATCCAGCCTCATCCTGGCGATCGGGTGCGTAAATTTATCTGTGTTACCCACGGAGATAGATCGCATTTACTGAATTCTATGTTAGAAATTTGCCATCAAAAACAATTAAGCGATGTGATTTGGGTGGTGACAGGGCCAGAAGGAGGTTGGACAAAAGACGAGGAAGAGTTAGCCATAGACCATGATTTCAAGCCAGTGGCGCTGGGCGATCGCATTCTGGCAGCAACCACAGCACCAGTGGTAGCATTATCAATAATCAGTGCCGTAATTAGCACCATTTAG
- a CDS encoding DUF2555 domain-containing protein, with amino-acid sequence MSTKQAKDEAQNIDVSKLTAEDVAKLAARLENDDYANAFASLQDWHLLRTLAFTNPDLVEPYRHLLDIEAYDEC; translated from the coding sequence ATGAGTACCAAGCAAGCTAAAGATGAAGCTCAAAATATTGATGTGTCAAAGCTAACTGCTGAAGACGTGGCTAAGTTAGCAGCGCGTTTAGAAAATGACGACTACGCGAATGCGTTTGCCAGCCTCCAGGATTGGCATCTGCTCCGCACCCTTGCTTTTACCAACCCCGACCTAGTCGAACCTTATCGCCACCTGCTGGATATTGAAGCCTACGATGAGTGCTAG
- a CDS encoding S8 family serine peptidase — protein sequence MGDTVDGLDPLTRAGDAATIIDPPEEELLLNSNNNLPSPPTSNLTLFPASAPAPSPTAAPAPPLPAPPKLVDGAAFYTLNDSNGVYGINSRGLGLTGKGIAIGQIEVRRPGLPGFDKNDGNMNGIPDLVHPDVQPKKVFFQDNAATADRALEVGTGHAILVAGVMIAKENRMRMNGAGVAPDAELYSGGIVGGNFSKDLITVQNIAQQNDIRAINLSYGSQLSPTDKFDGSSTYTQFFDWSASKYDILYVVAADEKDEKGNFSNKLPVDEFNGVTVGFTHVKDGKFSQVSTDNVFSSAGLRDVIDLVAPGEKIVVPSLDGQFVGASGTSIATPHVTGTVALLQEFGDKQIAAKKPLWNANARHHEVMKSVLMNSADKVEGILGMEKTIIRPGGSNWLDSIAFVKKAVPLDSVTGTGQLNAKRALTQFEPGESGYNGPEAKGEATVSAIGWDYGTTQAKDSTRTYIFDKPLKKDGYVSITLAWDRKVSLKTDLNKNGAYDAGDEFKQDGLTNLDLYLLPEKENDLDKAIDSSISSAESVEHIFFKIPEENKKYKIVVHQKDAPVGAQNYGLAWWADASDAPNPPSPPKPPSPTLPGGGGNDTIIGGGNDTIIGGGNDTIIGGGTDTIIGGGSVTLVGGVGNETLVGGIGSDTIIGGAGRDTLIGGVGNDTINLDLGSDTFLYTNGDGIDIINNFSIGANGDFMSFEGIPFIDLVVNGGNTELHMGDGIANNTGFGAGDLLVTMVRTTGLTAANIDLNVAATNKAQFLFA from the coding sequence ATGGGCGATACAGTTGATGGTCTCGATCCTCTCACTAGAGCAGGCGATGCAGCTACGATAATAGATCCGCCTGAAGAGGAGCTACTGCTTAACTCCAACAACAATCTCCCCTCGCCACCTACAAGTAATCTGACTCTCTTTCCTGCGTCCGCACCTGCTCCTTCACCTACTGCTGCCCCTGCTCCTCCACTCCCTGCTCCTCCCAAACTTGTTGATGGTGCTGCTTTTTACACCCTCAACGATTCCAATGGAGTATATGGGATAAATTCACGAGGGTTGGGTTTGACTGGTAAAGGGATAGCGATCGGGCAAATTGAGGTAAGACGGCCTGGGCTGCCAGGTTTCGACAAGAATGATGGGAATATGAATGGCATACCTGACTTGGTTCATCCCGACGTTCAACCTAAAAAAGTCTTTTTTCAAGATAATGCAGCCACAGCAGATAGAGCTTTAGAGGTTGGTACTGGTCATGCCATCCTGGTAGCTGGAGTTATGATTGCAAAAGAGAATAGAATGAGAATGAATGGCGCAGGGGTGGCACCAGATGCCGAACTCTACTCCGGAGGCATCGTAGGAGGCAATTTCTCTAAGGATCTCATTACAGTGCAAAATATTGCTCAGCAAAATGACATTCGTGCGATCAACCTCAGTTATGGTTCCCAACTCTCTCCTACAGATAAATTTGACGGCAGTTCCACTTATACTCAATTCTTTGATTGGTCAGCAAGCAAGTACGACATTCTCTATGTGGTAGCGGCTGACGAAAAAGACGAAAAAGGTAATTTCAGCAATAAACTTCCAGTTGACGAGTTTAACGGAGTCACCGTTGGGTTCACCCATGTCAAAGATGGGAAATTCAGTCAAGTAAGCACCGATAACGTCTTCTCTTCAGCAGGACTTCGTGACGTAATCGATCTCGTTGCACCTGGTGAGAAAATTGTAGTACCTTCTCTGGACGGTCAGTTTGTAGGTGCTTCAGGCACTAGTATTGCAACTCCCCATGTCACTGGAACCGTTGCCTTGCTTCAGGAGTTCGGTGATAAACAAATTGCTGCCAAGAAACCTCTTTGGAATGCTAATGCACGACATCATGAAGTGATGAAAAGCGTTCTGATGAATTCAGCCGATAAGGTGGAAGGCATTCTCGGAATGGAAAAGACCATTATTCGACCGGGTGGTTCAAACTGGCTTGATTCTATCGCTTTTGTCAAAAAAGCGGTTCCCCTAGACAGCGTCACAGGAACCGGACAACTTAATGCCAAACGCGCGCTAACCCAATTTGAGCCTGGCGAATCTGGCTATAATGGGCCGGAGGCTAAAGGGGAGGCTACAGTTTCTGCTATTGGATGGGACTACGGAACCACGCAGGCAAAAGACAGCACTAGAACCTATATCTTCGACAAACCACTGAAGAAAGACGGCTACGTTTCCATAACGCTTGCTTGGGATCGGAAAGTGAGCTTAAAGACCGATCTCAATAAAAATGGTGCCTACGATGCAGGTGATGAGTTCAAACAAGACGGTCTGACCAATCTAGATTTATACTTGCTTCCTGAAAAGGAAAACGATCTTGATAAGGCTATTGATTCTTCCATTAGCTCAGCGGAAAGTGTCGAGCATATTTTCTTCAAAATCCCAGAAGAAAACAAGAAATACAAGATCGTAGTGCATCAAAAAGACGCTCCCGTCGGCGCTCAAAATTATGGGTTAGCCTGGTGGGCTGACGCGTCAGACGCTCCCAACCCTCCTAGCCCTCCCAAACCTCCCAGTCCCACTCTCCCGGGCGGTGGCGGCAACGACACCATCATCGGTGGCGGCAACGATACCATCATCGGTGGCGGCAACGATACCATCATCGGTGGCGGCACCGACACCATCATTGGTGGGGGCAGCGTCACTCTTGTCGGTGGAGTGGGTAATGAAACTCTCGTCGGCGGAATTGGTAGCGATACCATCATCGGTGGAGCTGGCAGAGACACTCTGATCGGTGGAGTTGGCAACGATACCATCAACCTCGATCTCGGTAGCGACACCTTCCTCTATACCAATGGCGATGGTATAGATATTATCAACAACTTTTCCATAGGTGCGAATGGAGATTTCATGTCCTTTGAAGGGATTCCATTCATCGATCTTGTTGTGAATGGAGGCAATACCGAACTGCACATGGGTGATGGTATTGCTAACAATACAGGGTTTGGCGCGGGCGATCTACTGGTCACGATGGTAAGAACTACAGGCTTGACAGCAGCCAATATCGATCTCAACGTGGCAGCGACTAACAAGGCACAGTTTCTCTTTGCCTAG